In one window of Haloterrigena salifodinae DNA:
- a CDS encoding amino acid-binding protein — MFDEIMEKFEGSPSQQAVIRLLLERGFSVNDDGRVVSGGIEIPNTGIAREIGVDRRVVDSTTDVILEDPELRRIFQNISQVPSLMDLAPVLDLTVLTVTPDDADQKGIVAGITGLLAEHDISIRQTISEDPEFTDEPQLYLITDQELPGNVITEIRDLEFVRKIELQ, encoded by the coding sequence ATGTTCGACGAGATCATGGAGAAGTTCGAGGGCTCGCCCAGCCAACAGGCGGTGATTCGCTTGCTACTGGAGCGAGGGTTCTCGGTCAACGACGACGGCCGCGTCGTCTCCGGGGGGATCGAGATTCCGAACACGGGTATCGCTCGCGAGATCGGCGTCGACCGGCGCGTTGTCGACTCGACGACCGACGTCATCCTCGAGGATCCCGAACTGCGCCGTATCTTCCAGAACATCTCGCAGGTGCCGAGCCTGATGGACCTGGCGCCGGTGCTCGACCTGACGGTACTGACGGTCACGCCCGACGACGCCGATCAGAAGGGCATCGTCGCGGGGATCACCGGGCTCCTGGCCGAACACGACATCTCGATCCGCCAGACCATCAGCGAGGATCCGGAGTTCACCGACGAGCCACAGCTCTACCTGATCACCGACCAGGAGCTGCCGGGTAACGTCATCACCGAAATTCGGGACCTCGAGTTCGTCCGCAAGATCGAACTCCAGTGA
- a CDS encoding YgaP family membrane protein — MDRNVGGFDRVLRIVLGAALLLIGYRNRDRTAGTLAFIAGSDIVATAIIQRCPVNAVLGIDTCSAE; from the coding sequence ATGGATCGAAACGTCGGCGGCTTCGACCGCGTGCTACGGATCGTCCTCGGCGCGGCACTGCTGCTGATCGGCTACCGAAACCGGGATCGAACAGCCGGCACGCTCGCGTTCATCGCCGGCAGCGATATCGTCGCGACCGCGATTATTCAGCGGTGTCCGGTCAACGCTGTCCTCGGGATCGATACCTGTTCGGCCGAGTAG
- a CDS encoding S9 family peptidase produces the protein MNRIAASDYHDLVRAEEPRLSPDDERVAFVRRTPADDESYAASIHTVPVGGDEAAQFTASDGVDSQPRWSPDGDRLAFASTRGEGDREQVWLVSTGGGEARRLTSVVGGIDDLEWSPDGSRLVFSQRVTPDDREADRDRAVDPDYEREAPDPRVIDRTIYRAGTEYFDGRRRHVYVLAVEAALSRAPEDDPDGTAITRLTDDDGPADVPVDYVSPTWGDDETIYYAATAASAGEDPDDTLAYDLYEHGTDSGEVEAFTQTTGWLESGSIDATADDRVAFEFTPKDRTSMRQTEIRVHDRVTGEERTPTEPLDRTVGHRCGFEWAPGGEALYVTTPDEGSRVCWSVPGDASEEPARVYGDGVTIADFSVGENAVAYVYSEWDHPGDVFVTTRGGNEAHRLTRVNDGYLADRPVRRPDEVWFENDDGTEIQGWLLTPPEFDADASPGERYPLVVEVHGGPHAHWTTAGTMWHEFQTLAARGYVVFWCNPRGSTGYGEDRATAIEGDWGEVTLADVLTGVESVCEREFVDDDEVFVTGGSFGGFMTAWAVAHSDRFEAAVSQRGVYDLAGFYGSSDAFKLVEDDFGTTPWDDPDFLWNQSPAAHVADVDAPTLVLHADRDYRTPANTAELFVRGLQKHGVDTRLVRYPREGHELSRSGEPAHVVDRLERIARWFDGYSAYHEAPPALERERDAGLSGGSEDDDGNAE, from the coding sequence ATGAACAGGATCGCGGCGAGCGATTATCACGATCTCGTCCGCGCCGAGGAGCCGCGACTCTCGCCGGACGACGAGCGGGTGGCGTTCGTCCGCCGGACGCCCGCCGACGACGAGTCGTACGCGGCGTCGATCCACACCGTCCCCGTCGGCGGCGACGAGGCCGCGCAGTTCACCGCCAGCGACGGCGTCGACTCCCAGCCCCGCTGGAGCCCCGACGGCGACCGACTCGCCTTCGCCAGCACCCGCGGCGAGGGCGACCGCGAGCAGGTCTGGCTCGTCTCGACCGGCGGCGGCGAAGCGCGCCGGCTCACGTCGGTCGTCGGCGGGATCGACGACCTCGAGTGGAGCCCGGACGGTTCCAGACTCGTCTTCTCCCAGCGCGTCACGCCCGACGATCGAGAGGCCGACCGGGACCGTGCGGTCGATCCCGACTACGAGCGCGAGGCCCCCGATCCGCGGGTGATCGACCGCACGATCTACCGAGCCGGAACCGAGTACTTCGACGGCCGGCGGCGCCACGTCTACGTCCTCGCGGTTGAGGCCGCGCTCTCGAGGGCTCCGGAGGACGATCCGGACGGAACGGCGATCACCCGCCTCACCGACGACGACGGGCCAGCCGACGTACCTGTCGACTACGTCTCTCCGACGTGGGGCGACGACGAGACGATCTACTACGCGGCCACGGCCGCTTCGGCCGGCGAGGATCCCGACGACACGCTGGCCTACGATCTGTACGAACACGGGACGGACTCCGGCGAGGTTGAGGCGTTCACGCAAACCACGGGCTGGCTCGAGTCCGGATCGATCGACGCCACCGCGGACGACCGCGTCGCCTTCGAGTTCACGCCCAAGGACCGGACCTCGATGCGCCAGACCGAGATCCGCGTGCACGACCGCGTAACCGGCGAGGAGCGGACGCCGACGGAGCCGCTCGATCGGACCGTCGGTCACCGCTGTGGCTTCGAGTGGGCGCCCGGCGGCGAGGCGCTGTACGTCACGACGCCCGATGAGGGCTCGCGCGTCTGCTGGTCGGTACCCGGCGACGCGAGCGAGGAACCGGCGCGAGTCTACGGCGACGGCGTCACGATCGCAGATTTCTCGGTCGGCGAGAACGCCGTCGCCTACGTCTACAGCGAGTGGGACCACCCCGGCGACGTCTTCGTGACGACCCGCGGCGGCAACGAGGCCCACCGGCTGACTCGCGTGAACGACGGCTACCTCGCCGACCGGCCCGTTCGGCGTCCCGATGAAGTGTGGTTCGAAAACGACGATGGAACGGAGATCCAGGGCTGGCTCCTCACGCCCCCCGAGTTCGACGCCGACGCGTCGCCGGGCGAGCGCTACCCCCTCGTCGTCGAGGTTCACGGCGGCCCCCACGCCCACTGGACGACCGCGGGGACGATGTGGCACGAGTTCCAGACGCTCGCGGCGCGAGGGTACGTCGTCTTCTGGTGCAACCCGCGAGGTTCGACGGGGTACGGCGAGGACCGCGCGACGGCCATCGAAGGGGATTGGGGCGAGGTGACGCTCGCGGACGTGCTCACGGGCGTCGAGTCGGTCTGCGAGCGGGAGTTCGTGGACGACGACGAGGTCTTCGTCACCGGCGGCAGCTTCGGCGGGTTCATGACCGCCTGGGCGGTCGCCCACAGCGACCGCTTCGAGGCGGCGGTCTCCCAGCGGGGCGTCTACGATCTCGCCGGGTTCTACGGCTCGAGCGACGCGTTCAAACTCGTTGAGGACGATTTCGGAACGACGCCCTGGGACGACCCCGACTTCCTGTGGAACCAATCTCCCGCCGCCCACGTCGCCGACGTTGACGCGCCGACGCTCGTGCTCCACGCCGACCGGGACTACCGGACGCCCGCCAACACGGCCGAACTGTTCGTCCGCGGGCTGCAGAAACACGGGGTCGACACGCGGCTGGTCAGGTACCCCCGCGAGGGCCACGAACTCTCCCGGTCGGGCGAACCCGCTCACGTCGTCGACCGACTCGAGCGCATCGCCCGCTGGTTCGACGGCTACTCCGCGTATCATGAGGCACCACCGGCGCTCGAGCGCGAGCGCGACGCCGGGCTCTCCGGTGGGAGCGAAGACGACGACGGAAACGCGGAGTGA
- a CDS encoding IMPACT family protein, which yields MSRSYRTVAEAATADFVVQGSEFIGRVRPVDSVDSAESFVDAVSEEFADATHNVPAYRVRVGDGADSGGNGEEGAGAGYFLREYSSDDGEPSGSAGKPALNVLTQQEIENCAVVVTRYYGGTNLGVGGLVRAYSRAVKEAVEAAGVVEERPHERVSITVEYDDSGTVRGILESEGYEFEADYQEAVSFDVRVPLEEADAFRDRLRSATSGRADLE from the coding sequence GTGAGTCGATCGTACCGGACCGTCGCCGAGGCGGCGACCGCCGACTTCGTCGTGCAGGGCTCGGAGTTCATCGGCCGCGTTCGACCGGTCGACTCCGTCGACTCCGCCGAGTCGTTCGTCGACGCCGTCAGCGAGGAGTTCGCCGACGCGACCCACAACGTCCCCGCCTACCGGGTGCGAGTCGGCGACGGAGCTGACAGCGGCGGGAACGGCGAGGAGGGCGCGGGAGCGGGCTACTTCCTTCGGGAGTACTCGAGCGACGACGGCGAGCCCTCCGGATCCGCGGGAAAGCCGGCACTGAACGTCCTCACCCAGCAAGAGATCGAGAACTGCGCGGTCGTCGTCACGCGCTACTACGGCGGGACGAACCTCGGCGTCGGTGGCCTCGTCCGGGCCTACTCGCGGGCGGTCAAGGAGGCCGTCGAGGCGGCCGGCGTCGTCGAGGAACGGCCCCACGAACGGGTCTCGATCACCGTCGAATACGACGACTCCGGCACGGTCCGCGGGATTCTCGAGAGCGAGGGCTACGAGTTCGAGGCCGACTATCAGGAAGCCGTCTCGTTCGACGTTCGCGTCCCCCTCGAGGAGGCCGACGCGTTCCGTGATCGACTGCGGAGCGCGACGAGCGGGCGGGCGGACCTCGAGTAA
- the hisA gene encoding 1-(5-phosphoribosyl)-5-[(5-phosphoribosylamino)methylideneamino]imidazole-4-carboxamide isomerase, which yields MSAFPAFQVIPAVDMQDGEVVQLVQGERGTEKTYGDPVDAARRWLDEGAEALHLVDLDGAFEGQRANGDAIDEVLETVDVPTQLGGGIRTADDAVDLLERGVDRVILGTAAVENPEIVAEISERHPDSVVVSLDAKDGEVVVEGWTEGAGISPVDAAERYEELGAAAILFTNVDVEGQLEGVATEPVRELVEATDIPVIASGGVATLEDVQALEAAGAAAVVVGSALYEGRFSLADAQNAVDG from the coding sequence ATGAGCGCGTTTCCGGCATTTCAGGTGATTCCAGCCGTCGACATGCAGGACGGCGAGGTCGTCCAGCTCGTCCAGGGCGAGCGCGGGACCGAGAAGACCTACGGCGATCCCGTCGACGCCGCCCGGCGGTGGCTCGACGAGGGCGCCGAGGCGTTACACCTCGTCGATCTGGACGGCGCCTTCGAGGGCCAACGGGCGAACGGCGACGCCATCGACGAGGTCCTCGAGACCGTCGACGTCCCCACCCAGTTAGGCGGGGGCATCCGCACCGCCGACGACGCCGTCGACCTGCTCGAGCGCGGCGTCGACCGGGTCATCCTCGGCACCGCCGCCGTCGAGAACCCCGAGATCGTCGCCGAGATCAGCGAGCGCCACCCCGACAGCGTGGTCGTCAGCCTCGACGCGAAGGACGGCGAGGTCGTCGTCGAGGGCTGGACCGAGGGCGCCGGGATCTCGCCGGTCGACGCCGCCGAGCGCTACGAGGAACTGGGGGCCGCGGCGATTCTCTTCACGAACGTTGACGTCGAGGGCCAACTCGAGGGGGTCGCCACCGAACCCGTCCGCGAACTGGTCGAGGCGACCGACATTCCCGTGATCGCCAGCGGCGGCGTAGCCACGCTGGAGGACGTGCAGGCTCTCGAGGCGGCCGGCGCGGCCGCCGTCGTGGTCGGGAGCGCGCTGTACGAAGGCCGGTTCTCGCTCGCGGACGCCCAGAACGCAGTCGACGGGTAG
- a CDS encoding cupin domain-containing protein: MEYSVIDPDDGEPVEGRPCNLRRLSDAAGLENVAINRFRADPGEQLPLAYHYHEQQEEAFVVLSGTLHVETPEGELEVPEGSMFAAPPEAPHRAYNPEDAEGSIEVIAIGAPPVSDDAVPYEPDE; this comes from the coding sequence ATGGAGTACTCCGTTATCGATCCGGACGATGGGGAGCCCGTCGAGGGTCGCCCCTGCAATCTGCGCCGGCTGAGCGACGCGGCCGGCCTCGAGAACGTCGCGATCAACCGGTTTCGCGCGGACCCCGGCGAACAGTTGCCGCTGGCCTACCACTACCACGAACAGCAGGAGGAGGCGTTCGTCGTGCTCTCGGGGACGCTTCACGTCGAGACGCCCGAAGGCGAACTCGAGGTACCGGAGGGATCGATGTTCGCGGCCCCGCCCGAAGCGCCCCACCGCGCGTACAACCCCGAGGATGCTGAGGGATCGATCGAAGTGATCGCGATCGGCGCGCCGCCGGTCAGCGACGACGCGGTCCCCTACGAGCCCGACGAGTAG
- the upp gene encoding uracil phosphoribosyltransferase, which yields MTIEDRENAYLVTHALAKDTLSRLRDVETEQVSFRKGLVKLGRICGYEIIDGRMETEYVEIETPLEQTMGERVRGLDDVVIINVLRAATPFVEGLLKAFPRARQGVISASRDEEAGREEDGSFPISVDYVKLPEITEEDTVIIADPMLATGSTMCTVLDHVIENSPEPENLIVLSAVSAPEGLLRVGDTFPEADLLTVSIDDRLDDDGFIVPGLGDAGDRAFRTT from the coding sequence ATGACGATCGAAGACCGGGAAAACGCCTATCTCGTCACGCACGCACTGGCGAAGGACACGCTCTCGCGGCTCCGCGACGTCGAAACCGAGCAGGTCAGCTTCCGGAAGGGCCTCGTGAAACTCGGCCGGATCTGCGGCTACGAGATCATCGACGGCCGGATGGAAACGGAGTACGTCGAGATCGAGACGCCCCTCGAGCAGACCATGGGCGAGCGCGTCCGCGGGCTGGACGACGTCGTGATCATCAACGTCCTCCGCGCGGCGACGCCGTTCGTCGAGGGGCTGTTGAAGGCCTTCCCCCGCGCTCGACAGGGCGTCATCAGCGCGAGCCGCGACGAGGAGGCCGGCCGCGAGGAAGACGGTTCGTTCCCCATCTCTGTCGACTACGTGAAACTGCCCGAGATCACCGAGGAGGACACCGTGATCATCGCCGACCCGATGCTCGCGACCGGGTCCACGATGTGTACCGTCCTCGACCACGTCATCGAGAACTCGCCGGAGCCCGAGAATCTAATCGTCCTCTCGGCGGTCTCCGCGCCGGAGGGACTGCTCCGCGTCGGCGATACGTTCCCCGAGGCCGACCTGCTGACGGTCTCGATCGACGACCGCCTCGACGACGACGGCTTCATCGTGCCCGGGCTGGGCGACGCGGGCGACCGGGCGTTCCGCACCACATAA
- a CDS encoding DUF7522 family protein: MSDETELETETIDETLAEELLSVSRTAVGDELRSITYFTEDEVEQIYLRSDLEQTADLVGFADHERLGFRSQSAYRNTQLGEYQATVRMFENGYLSRVIRGPHGVWVTTDDMSMDRFKELTTATKSVLDDHVDTVSTDGDD, translated from the coding sequence ATGAGCGACGAAACCGAACTCGAGACCGAAACCATCGACGAGACGCTCGCGGAGGAGCTCCTCAGCGTCAGCCGGACCGCCGTCGGCGACGAACTGCGGAGCATCACCTACTTCACCGAGGACGAGGTTGAGCAGATCTACCTCCGCTCGGATCTCGAGCAGACGGCCGACCTCGTCGGCTTCGCCGACCACGAACGACTCGGCTTTCGCTCCCAGTCGGCCTACCGCAACACGCAACTCGGCGAGTACCAGGCGACGGTCCGAATGTTCGAGAACGGCTACCTCTCGCGGGTGATCCGCGGACCCCACGGCGTCTGGGTGACGACCGACGACATGTCGATGGATCGGTTCAAGGAACTGACGACGGCGACCAAGTCGGTGTTAGACGATCACGTCGATACGGTGTCGACCGACGGCGACGACTGA
- the hisB gene encoding imidazoleglycerol-phosphate dehydratase HisB: protein MSERTATRTRETAETSIELELAIDGTGEADVDTGIGFFDHMLTSFAKHGLFDLTVDCDGDLAVDDHHTVEDVAIVLGEAFDEALGDRAGIVRYADRKVPLDEAVAGAVVDVSGRPRFYFDGAFSQAQIGDFTSDMARHFGESLAMNAGLTVHLEVVSGENAHHEVEALFKALARTLDDATRLDEHREGTPSTKGTL from the coding sequence ATGAGCGAGCGAACGGCGACCCGAACGCGGGAGACGGCCGAGACGTCGATCGAACTCGAACTCGCGATCGACGGCACCGGCGAGGCCGACGTCGACACCGGGATCGGTTTCTTCGATCACATGCTGACGTCGTTCGCCAAACACGGCTTGTTCGACCTGACCGTCGACTGCGATGGCGACCTCGCGGTCGACGACCACCACACCGTCGAGGACGTGGCCATCGTCCTCGGGGAGGCGTTCGACGAGGCGCTAGGTGATCGGGCGGGGATCGTCCGCTACGCCGACCGGAAGGTGCCCCTAGACGAGGCCGTCGCCGGCGCCGTCGTCGACGTCAGCGGCCGCCCTCGGTTCTACTTCGACGGGGCGTTCTCGCAGGCCCAAATCGGCGACTTCACGAGCGATATGGCTCGTCACTTCGGCGAGTCGCTGGCGATGAACGCCGGCCTGACCGTCCACCTCGAGGTGGTCTCCGGCGAGAACGCCCACCACGAGGTCGAGGCGCTGTTCAAGGCGCTCGCGCGGACGCTCGACGATGCGACGCGACTCGACGAGCACCGCGAGGGGACCCCGAGCACGAAGGGGACGCTCTAG